ATCCTCTTCATCGTAGTCATCATCGTCGTCGTAATAGTTGTTGAGCCGGTCCTCCGGCTGCTTCGGAGCCTTCTGTTCCTCTGAGCCTTCTGTCTCTTCCATCTCTATCTCCATCCCCTGTATCATCATTAAATATAATGCGATCATAGCACCATAGACGAGCCTTTGCTGCAATAATTTTCACCCTTCACCTGTCCCCCGGTCTGTAGCTTTCATTATACGGATAACCAGTGACTGACTTCAAATTTCGTGCAGGTATACATTTTTTATGCACCTTCAAAAGATTGTTCAATTTTTTATTATTAAAAGTGTGCTTATTGTGACAAATGACATGTTCTTCAATCTTTGTTTGACGTATTGTAAAACTAGATATCAGGAAGCAAGTATTCCAAACCGTGCGGATAACCCCGTACGATTAACAATAGAGGTGGAGAAGCATGATACAATCCTATGAACGCGATACTCAGTTGACCCTGCATTTGTACAGAGTTTTTGCCAAGTCCTTCAAGAGCATTAATGAGCATGCTGTAACCGGCAGCAAGATCGAAGGCTTCAACCCGACCGCCTTCGCAGTCATGGAGGTTCTCTATTACAAAGGATCGCAGCCGATCCAGCAGATCGGTGCCAAGCTGCTGCTTCAGAGCGGCAACGTTACTTATGTGATCGACAAGCTGGAAGAACGCGGCTACCTGCAGCGCAAGCCTTGCCCAAGTGACCGCCGCGTTATTTTTGCCGAGCTGACTACAGAGGGCGAACGCCTGATGAACGAGATGTATCCGAAGTACTCGGAGCGCCTGCATCTGGCCTTCAGCGGACTCAGCGACGAAGAGAAGGAACAGATGATTGTGCTGCTGAAGAAGATGGGCCTGCAGGCCGAGAAGCTCTCCCCGCTCCCGCGCAAATAAGGGTAGTTGAGGAATCGGGGATTGTGAATATATTCACTAATCTGGCCGGTTATCAGAATAAGGGTTGTTCCAAAGAGCATGAACTGGCTGCTTGGAACAACCCTTTGTTTTGAGCAGGATTAACGTAAGCACCCGGGTGGACGCTGCGTGAACGTACCGCATTCGGGCCGTGTACCTGCTTTAGTCCATATGCCGCGTACCCGCCCATTGTATTCGGTTGTATGCTTTCAAAAAAACGCTCATTTGGTAAATGGAAGGTCCGCCATCCATGCCCAAAGGAGCGTTTTTTCCGAATAAAATTTATAGCTTAACGCTTCGACGGTATGCTTGCTTCCTGTATGGAAGGCACCCCTTGGTCAAGACGCACCGAGATCACCAGAGAGATCACAGCGAACACCGCCATTACGATGAACAGGGAGTGCAGACCGCCCTCCAGCGCACCTTGCAGACTGCTCCAGGCTTCCTTGGGCAGCACGCTTCCGCTATGCGGGTTAAGCAGCTGGTTAATATCTGCGCCGGAGGCGGCAGCTTCAGGCTGTTCCGCCAGCTTGCGGTCAATACTGAAGTTCAGCCACGAGCCGAAGATCGCCACCCCGACGGTCTGCCCGAGTGAGCGGGTGAAGGTGTTCAGTGCAGTAGACGCACCGCGCTGCTCATGCTGCACCGAGGACTGGGCGATAATGGTGAAGACGGTCGAGGCATAGCCGAAGCCCACCCCGCAGCACAGCATCAGCACCAGAAGCAGCTGCTGCGAGGAGTCTGCATTCATCAGCGTAAGCCCCACAGCCGCGATAACTATCAGCAACAGGCCGAGCATCCCCGTGCGGCGCGTGCCTGCACGCAGAATCATCCGCCCGCCCGCAATGGAGCCCAGCATCCAGCCGACTGACATCGGCGCCAGGAGCAGACCTGAGAGCGCGGCACTTTTGCCGAATACACCCTGCACCCACAGCGGAACATACGTAGACAGCCCGATAATGAGCGTACTGACCAGCAGATTCGCACCTGTAGAGACTGCAATATTACGGATGGAGAATAGCTCCAGCGGCAGCATGGGCTCGGCGGCCCGGCGCTCCACGACCAGGAACACCACCAGCAGCAGGACAGCCGCGAGGAGAATGGCCAGCAGCAGCGGAGAAGTCCAAGGCAGACTCTGACCCCCAGTTGTCAGGCCAAACAGCAGCGCTCCCATCCCTGCAGCGAACAGCAGCACTCCGGCTACATCGATCTTCGTCTTACGGCGGACCTTCTCTTCCTTCAGGTACCGTGAGATGAAGATAATCGACAGCAGGCCGAACGGCAGATTGAACACGAATACCCAGCGCCAGCTTAAATAATCAACTACATAACCGCCTAGCAGCGGTCCGACCAGCGAAGAAATCCCCCACACCGAGCTAAGCAGCCCCTGCGTCTTCGCCCGTTCCTTCAGGCTGTAGATATCTCCGATAATGGTAAAAGTCATCGGAATCAGTGCCCCGGCACCGATCCCTTGAATACCCCGGTAAATAATCAGCTGCTGCATACTCTGCGAGACTCCGCATAACAGCGAGCCTGCCAGGAAGACTACAGCGCCGCCTATGAACACAGGCTTCCTCCCGATCAGATCACTCAGCTTGCCAAAAATCGGCGTGGTCACTGCCATCGCCAGCAGATAAGCTGTAAAGATCCAGCTCAGCCACTGCATCCCCTGAAAATCCCCTACGATAGCCGGACCCGCCGGACCCGTTACCGTCCCTTCAATCGCTGCCAGAAATGTTGCCAGCAGTACGCCTGTCAATATTAACTTCCGCTGCTTTTCCCCCAGTGAACTCAATGAATCCATACCTTCTCTCTATGTTCTCTTTGCTCTATCTTCTACGCCCGTATCTCCTTGCAGCAGGGAATACATCACTACATCCTGATAGCCGGATGCCGTATGCCGGTATTGCCGCAGCAGCCCTTCCTGCCGGAAGCCAAGTCCCGTGAGCAGCCGCTCTGCGCGAAGGTTGTCCGGATGGCACAGGGCTTCCATCCGGTTCAGCCCCATGCTCTGGAAGCCGAACGCAAGCACCAGCTCCAGGGCTTCCCGCATATACCCCTGACGCATGGCTGCCGGTGACAGCTCGAAGCCGATCTCTCCCCGGTAAGCGCCTTGCAGCTGCCAGTGGTTATAGCCGCAGCTGCCGATGACACTGCCTTCCGGGTCCAGAATGCTCCAGCGCAGGCTCTCTTCCTCCACGGCCCACTCCGCCAGCAGGGCAATCAGTGCTTCTGCATCCTCCACAGAGGACAGAGGCGGGCCATCCAGCCAGGGCGCTACCGCCGGATGGCTCCAAATCCCGAACAGCGCCTGCGCGTCCGCAGGCAGCATCGCCCGCAGACGCACCCTCCGTCCGCTTAATTCCGGGATAACCCCTCCGCACACATACATGTCCCCGTCCCCTTTCAACCCTACCAGTATACATCTTATTCTGCCCGGGCGGCGCGTTTACCTGTCACTCCCGCTTATCCATCACAAACAGCGTCTGACCCTATGGCTTCCCGCCACACGGTCAGACGCTGTACCTTATACCCAAGTGTTATGTTATATTCCGTGCAGCAGCATTCAGAATTAACCTGAAGCACCCGCTGCCTTAACCGGCTTAAGCACCTCGGTGCACAGCACGCCAAGCTTGGCCTGAATAGCTTTGAATTCTTCGATTCCCGTTCCCGTGACACTATAAGCGTCGCCATGGGCGGTGAGGAAATTCTCCTGGGTCAGCCGTTCCAGCTCCTGTTTCACTTCGCGCTCCGCCACCCGGTACCCCAGGCTCTCCAGCTCCGGCAGCATTTCCGTTAGTGTCAGATCCTTCTCATGTGCACAATATAGCATATGGATTCCAATAAACAAGTTCTGTACGTCGGCGCGCATATTTCACTCCTTCTGGCTACTAGCCTGCTGTATTTATAAAAGCATTACCCTGCCCTGAGTTCCCGGAAACATCCTCACTTCCAGGGTTCTTACTTCTTCCTCTTCTTCCACTAAGCGGGAAAACCTGTTAATCCTTGATTGTACTTGACGTATCGCGCTTCCCTGTACTATCTTGATAGTTAACAGTTATGGGATTCATACTGACTCAAGGTACAGGAAGGTGATGCTTCATGTTTCAAGCCATGCCTTATGATGGCACCCGCAGCGAACGGTTCGAAGCCGTTCTCAGCCAGCTCGGGGCACTGATGGAGGGTGAACCCAGCGCCATTGCCAACTTGGCCAACGCTTCGGCGCTGTTAAAGCTCTCTCTGCCGGACACCAACTGGACCGGCTTCTACTTGTTTGACGGCAAAGAGCTGGTGCTCGGCCCCTTCCAGGGACTTCCGGCCTGCATCCGGATTCCGCTGGGCCGCGGTGTCTGCGGAACAGCAGCCGCTGAACGCCGCACGCTAGTGGTCGGCGATGTTCATGCCTTCCCCGGACATATTGCCTGCGATGCTGCCTCCAACAGTGAAATCGTTGTTCCGCTGCTCAAAGGGGACACCCTCTATGGCGTACTGGATATCGACAGCCCGCTTAAGCACCGCTTCGACGACGAGGAGCGCCGCTTCCTCGAACGGTTCGCAGCCATGGTATCCGAGGTGCTCTAAGGCTAGCCTTCGTCATCAGCAGCAAGTAAGTCCTGAACCGCAAGTGGAAACGGCATTGCCGTCCTTTTAAAGGACGGTACCGTTTCAGCGAGAAAGAGAAGGATAATTATAGCGCAAAGCATATAAATTCTTATCTTTCAAAATAACCCCGCAAAGTGGAGCTTAGCTTTGATGATGACTCAGGTGCTTTGCGGGGACCCCAAAACATATCAATTCTTAATCAAAGAAGCCGCCCCACCGCAGGAATGATCCCTGGATGGAGCGGCTTTGCTGTTCTGATTACACCGCCCGGACATGCGGCTATGAAGCTGCAGCCCGTACCTATGGTGTTACAGCCGGATCGGATCGATATGCCAGATCTCGGCGGCGTAGCGGCTAATCGTATTGTCGCTGGAGAATTTGCCGGAATGGCCAATATTGATGATCGACTTCTTCAGCCATTCCTTCTGGTTCCGGTAAGCCAGGTCAATCTTGACATGGGTCTCCACATAGCTGGCGAAATCCTTAAGCACGAAGAATTCGTCGTTGTTGTCAATCAGCGACTGGAAGAGCGTATCAAACTCCTGGGCATGGGAGCTGAAGGGACCAGGGACGATTAGCTGATCCAAGACCTCTTTTACCCGGCCGTCGCCATTATAGATATCGCGGGCGTGGTATCCGCCGTACTGGTAATAATCAAGTACCTGCTCCGCCCGTAGACCGAACAGGAACATATTATTGTCCCCTACCATCTCATGCATCTCCACGTTAGCCCCGTCCATGGTTCCAATCGTCAGCGCACCGTTCATCATGAACTTCATGTTGCCGGTACCGGAGGCTTCCTTGCTCGCCGTGGAGATCTGCTCGCTGACATCAGCGGCCGGAATAATCTTCTCCGCCAGCGATACCGAATAATTCTCCAGGAAGAAGATCCGGATCTTCCCGTTAATGTCCGGGTCTTTGTTGACTACATCAGCCACCGTATTGATCAGCTTAATGATCCGCTTGGCCAGATGATAGCTCGGAGCAGCCTTGGCCCCGAAGATGAAGGTCCGCGGCACGATATTAATGGATGGATTATCCTTGATCTGATTATACAAATGCATAATATGAAGCACGTTCAGCAATTGACGCTTATAGGCATGCAGGCGCTTGACCTGTACATCAAAGATCGAGTCGGGATCTACCGCAATACCGTGTTTTTTCGTGATATATTCAGCCAGATGCAGCTTGTTGCGGCGTTTGATGGCAGCCACCTGCTCCTGGAAGGAGGCATCCTCACTGTATTTGATCAGTCCGATCATCTCCTGCGGCTGATGCATCCAGCGGGTGCCGATCGACTCGCTGATCAGTCCGGCAAGCCCGGGATTGGCATGCTGCAGCCAGCGGCGGTGCGTAATGCCGTTGGTCTTGTTATTGAAGCGGTGCGGATACATCTCATTGAACAGCCGCATCTCACGCTTTTGCAGAATCTCCGTATGCAGCGCTGCTACACCGTTCACACTGTGGCTGGCGACAATCGCCAGATGTGCCATCCGTACCTGATCGTCGTGGATGATCGCCATCTGATTAATCCGGTCCTGGTCTCCGGGATATTTGCTCATCAGTTCGCCGCAGAAGCGGGCGTTAATCTCTTCAATAATCAGGAAGATGCGCGGAAGCAGCTCTCTGACCATGCTGATCGGCCACTTCTCCAGGGCTTCGCTCAGAATGGTATGGTTGGTATACGACACCATCCGGGTAGTCATGCTCCAGGCCTGATCCCAGCCCAGATTATAGACATCCATCAGAATGCGCATCAGCTCAGGGATCACCAGCGTAGGGTGAGTGTCATTGATATGCAGGGCTACCTTGTCAGGCAGGCTGTCAATCGGCAGGCCTGTCTTGGCGAAGGTCCGGATAATACTCTGCAGGCCGGCACTGCACATGAAGTACTGCTGCTTCAGACGAAGCAGCTTGCCTTCGTACTGGGAATCATCGGGATACAGGAATTCAGAGATGGATTCCACCGAACGCTTGTATTCCAGGAACTTGTGATAATCCGTACCGCCCTGAGTGCCGAAGACTCTCGATGGCTGGGTGATGGACTCGGCACTCCAGTTCCGCAGCGTGTTGACATGTCTGCGGTCTGCACCGATCACCGGGATATCATACGGAACCGCCCGTACGGCTTCATAATCCTTGTGCTCGAATACAAGCTCATCATTCTCCCAGCGGGTATCCACATGTCCCCAGAAGTGCACCTCTACCTGCTTATCTTCGCGGCGGACTTCCCACACGTTGTCATTCTGCAGCCAGTAATCCGGCAGCTCCACCTGATAGCCGTCTACAATCTTCTGCTCGAACAAGCCGTATTTATAACGGATGCCGCAGCCGTGTCCTGCATATTGCAGGGAAGCGAGCGAATCCAGGAAGCAAGCGGCAAGGCGGCCCAGGCCCCCGTTGCCAAGACCCGCATCGGCCTCCACCTCTTCGATATCCTGCAGACAGAATCCCAGATCCGCGAGACCCTCGCGGACAACCTCCAGCACGCCCATATTCAGCAGGTTATTGCCCAGCAGCCTGCCGATCAGGAATTCCATGGAGAAATAGTATACCTGCTTATCCTTATCGATCTTGAACTTCTGATTGGTGTCCGCCCAGTCCTTACCGGCATTCTCGCGGATCATGTTGCCGAGAATATTATAAATGTCAGCGTTCGAAGCTTCTTCCAGCGGCTTGCCTAATTTCCCGATGAGTTTCTCACGGAACACTTGTTTGAAAGTCTCTTTATCGTTGAACAACAGCAGGTTCCTCCTTACAGGGTGCATGTATTGGTTGATAATAATGCCTATTACAACACTGGATCAGAAGAAATGCCCCTAGCGGCACATTTCCTCTGATCCAGATATTATATCTTGCTGCTCTTGGCTATGACAAATGGACGCCTGCTGTCTCCAACGAGAATCCGGTCTTTGCTGAGATGCACATCTTTGTCCATGATCACATTCTCAATCACGGCATTCTCTTCGATGACGCATTTCTGCATAATCACAGAATTAATAATTCTGGCACCCTTACGAATCTGTACACCCCGGAAAATAACGCTGTTCTCCACCGTCCCGGCGATGACACAGCCGTTGGCTACCAGCGAGTTGCTGACCGACGAGCTGTCCAGATAACGGGTAGGCGCCTCGTATTTAATCTTGGTCTGCACCGGATTCTCTTTGAACAGGCCGAAGTAATTCTCCTGCTTCAGCAGCTCCAGGCTGTTCTTATAGTAGCTCTCCAGCGAATTGATCACGGCATGGTAACCCTTATATTCATAGGCGGAGATTTTGAATTTGTGGCGGTTCTTCTGAATGGCATCGCGGAAGAAATAGCTCTCGCCATGAGCGATGCAATGCTCCACCTGCTCCAGGAACAGCTTCTTCTCCATAATGAAGATGTCCAGATACACATTCGGGTGATGCTTCTCATGGTGAATATTCGTCACAATGTTATCGTCATTAAGCTCGACCCGCAGGCACGGGTCATGCTCCGGCTGAAGCTCGTCAATCTGCTTGTAGACCATCGTTACATCCGCACCCTGCTCCAGGTGATACTGATAGAGGTCCTGCAGATCCACCGTGTTAATATGCTGGCTGCCGGAGAAGACGATGTATTTGGCCGAAGCCCTTTTGAAGAAATCCAGATTGTTATGATAATGCTGAAGATCACCCAGAGAGGTATCTGTAGGGTCATTCCAGTCCGGAGGCAGGATGAACAATCCGCCATGCTTGCGGTTCATATCCCACGATTTGCCGTCGCCGAGATGATCCATCAGTGAACGGTACTTGCGGCGGACGAACAGCCCAACGCTCTCCAGCTCCGCACGCATCATATTGGACAAGACGAAATCGATCAGCCGGTAACGGCTGGCAAATGGGACCGCTGCCCCGCAGCGGAAATAGGTCAATTCATTTAGATTATCCAATTCATGATCAAGATTAATTACGCCCATAAGCTCTTTCATCGTTAATCCCCCGCCCTCTTGTGGTTATATGGTTTTGGCTGCTACAGATTTGAGCTTCTTGCTTCGTTTGTCGATCAGCAGAATTTCGTTCTCATTCTCCCGGTCGGCGCCGATTTCCATATTATCCTCAATGACCGTGTTCTCACTGATGATCGCCTTGTGAATTCTCACGTTCTTGCCGATCTTCACCTTGGGCATAATGACAGAATCGGTAATGACACTGCCTTCGCCCACCTCTACCCCGTAGAAGAGAACGGAGTGCTTCACCTCGCCATGCACGATGCAGCCCTCATTAATAATGCAGCTCGACACCTTGGCTCCCGGCGCCACATATTGTGCAGGCTGATTCGGATTGCGGGTGAAGATTCTCCAGCCGGTATCATTCAGGTTCAGCGGAGGCGTATCGCTCAGAAGATCCATATTCGCTTCCCACAGGCTGTCAACCGTACCTACATCCCTCCAGTAGCCTTCGAATGGATAAGCGTAAAGGGACTGGCCTTCATCCAGCATCATCGGGATGATATCCTTGCCGAAGTCATGTGAGGAGCCGGCGTTCTCTCCGTCCTCCAGCAGATGCTTGCGCAGAACATCCCATTTGAAAATATATACACCCATCGAAGCAAGTGTGCTCTTAGGCTTGGCAGGCTTCTCTTCGAACTCATAGATCTTCAGATCATCTTCTGTATTCAGTATGCCGAAGCGGCTTGCTTCCTCCAGCGAAACGTCAATGACCGAGATGGTGCAGTCCGCGTTCTTGGATTTGTGATATTGCAGCATGGCATGATAATCCATCTTGTAAATATGGTCTCCCGACAGGATCAGCACATGCTCCGGGTCGAACTGGTCCACGAACTTCAGATTGCGGTAAATGGCATCTGCCGTTCCCCGGTACCAGCTGCTTCCGTTCTCCCGTTCATGCGGAGGCAAGACGAATACGCCGCCATCCTTACGGTTCAAATCCCAGTCGCTGCCGACTCCGATATACGAATGCAGCACCAGCGGTTCATATTGTGTCAGCACACCCACGGTATCAATGCCTGAATTCGAGCAGTTACTCAGGGGGAAGTCGATAATCCGGTACGTTCCTCCGAAATAAACAGCCGGTTTGGCAATTGATTTAGTCAATCCTTTCAATCTTTTCCCTTGGCCTCCCGCCAATAGCATGGCTACCATCTCTTTTTTCTTCATGGAAGAGCCTCCTTGACTTATGGGTAATGGAACATGTAATAAATTAGGTTGAATGAGTGATGCTGTGAAGTGTAATGAAATGATGTAGCCCTAAAGAAATGCCTAGACAGGATGAATACGGGTTATTCGGGGAGGATAACAGCTGAACGGATATATTGTATCCTTATATTCTATT
The window above is part of the Paenibacillus sp. FSL H8-0048 genome. Proteins encoded here:
- a CDS encoding MarR family winged helix-turn-helix transcriptional regulator encodes the protein MIQSYERDTQLTLHLYRVFAKSFKSINEHAVTGSKIEGFNPTAFAVMEVLYYKGSQPIQQIGAKLLLQSGNVTYVIDKLEERGYLQRKPCPSDRRVIFAELTTEGERLMNEMYPKYSERLHLAFSGLSDEEKEQMIVLLKKMGLQAEKLSPLPRK
- a CDS encoding MDR family MFS transporter codes for the protein MDSLSSLGEKQRKLILTGVLLATFLAAIEGTVTGPAGPAIVGDFQGMQWLSWIFTAYLLAMAVTTPIFGKLSDLIGRKPVFIGGAVVFLAGSLLCGVSQSMQQLIIYRGIQGIGAGALIPMTFTIIGDIYSLKERAKTQGLLSSVWGISSLVGPLLGGYVVDYLSWRWVFVFNLPFGLLSIIFISRYLKEEKVRRKTKIDVAGVLLFAAGMGALLFGLTTGGQSLPWTSPLLLAILLAAVLLLVVFLVVERRAAEPMLPLELFSIRNIAVSTGANLLVSTLIIGLSTYVPLWVQGVFGKSAALSGLLLAPMSVGWMLGSIAGGRMILRAGTRRTGMLGLLLIVIAAVGLTLMNADSSQQLLLVLMLCCGVGFGYASTVFTIIAQSSVQHEQRGASTALNTFTRSLGQTVGVAIFGSWLNFSIDRKLAEQPEAAASGADINQLLNPHSGSVLPKEAWSSLQGALEGGLHSLFIVMAVFAVISLVISVRLDQGVPSIQEASIPSKR
- a CDS encoding GNAT family N-acetyltransferase, coding for MYVCGGVIPELSGRRVRLRAMLPADAQALFGIWSHPAVAPWLDGPPLSSVEDAEALIALLAEWAVEEESLRWSILDPEGSVIGSCGYNHWQLQGAYRGEIGFELSPAAMRQGYMREALELVLAFGFQSMGLNRMEALCHPDNLRAERLLTGLGFRQEGLLRQYRHTASGYQDVVMYSLLQGDTGVEDRAKRT
- a CDS encoding GAF domain-containing protein; translated protein: MFQAMPYDGTRSERFEAVLSQLGALMEGEPSAIANLANASALLKLSLPDTNWTGFYLFDGKELVLGPFQGLPACIRIPLGRGVCGTAAAERRTLVVGDVHAFPGHIACDAASNSEIVVPLLKGDTLYGVLDIDSPLKHRFDDEERRFLERFAAMVSEVL
- a CDS encoding glycogen/starch/alpha-glucan phosphorylase, giving the protein MFNDKETFKQVFREKLIGKLGKPLEEASNADIYNILGNMIRENAGKDWADTNQKFKIDKDKQVYYFSMEFLIGRLLGNNLLNMGVLEVVREGLADLGFCLQDIEEVEADAGLGNGGLGRLAACFLDSLASLQYAGHGCGIRYKYGLFEQKIVDGYQVELPDYWLQNDNVWEVRREDKQVEVHFWGHVDTRWENDELVFEHKDYEAVRAVPYDIPVIGADRRHVNTLRNWSAESITQPSRVFGTQGGTDYHKFLEYKRSVESISEFLYPDDSQYEGKLLRLKQQYFMCSAGLQSIIRTFAKTGLPIDSLPDKVALHINDTHPTLVIPELMRILMDVYNLGWDQAWSMTTRMVSYTNHTILSEALEKWPISMVRELLPRIFLIIEEINARFCGELMSKYPGDQDRINQMAIIHDDQVRMAHLAIVASHSVNGVAALHTEILQKREMRLFNEMYPHRFNNKTNGITHRRWLQHANPGLAGLISESIGTRWMHQPQEMIGLIKYSEDASFQEQVAAIKRRNKLHLAEYITKKHGIAVDPDSIFDVQVKRLHAYKRQLLNVLHIMHLYNQIKDNPSINIVPRTFIFGAKAAPSYHLAKRIIKLINTVADVVNKDPDINGKIRIFFLENYSVSLAEKIIPAADVSEQISTASKEASGTGNMKFMMNGALTIGTMDGANVEMHEMVGDNNMFLFGLRAEQVLDYYQYGGYHARDIYNGDGRVKEVLDQLIVPGPFSSHAQEFDTLFQSLIDNNDEFFVLKDFASYVETHVKIDLAYRNQKEWLKKSIINIGHSGKFSSDNTISRYAAEIWHIDPIRL
- the glgD gene encoding glucose-1-phosphate adenylyltransferase subunit GlgD, whose amino-acid sequence is MKELMGVINLDHELDNLNELTYFRCGAAVPFASRYRLIDFVLSNMMRAELESVGLFVRRKYRSLMDHLGDGKSWDMNRKHGGLFILPPDWNDPTDTSLGDLQHYHNNLDFFKRASAKYIVFSGSQHINTVDLQDLYQYHLEQGADVTMVYKQIDELQPEHDPCLRVELNDDNIVTNIHHEKHHPNVYLDIFIMEKKLFLEQVEHCIAHGESYFFRDAIQKNRHKFKISAYEYKGYHAVINSLESYYKNSLELLKQENYFGLFKENPVQTKIKYEAPTRYLDSSSVSNSLVANGCVIAGTVENSVIFRGVQIRKGARIINSVIMQKCVIEENAVIENVIMDKDVHLSKDRILVGDSRRPFVIAKSSKI
- a CDS encoding glucose-1-phosphate adenylyltransferase, whose protein sequence is MKKKEMVAMLLAGGQGKRLKGLTKSIAKPAVYFGGTYRIIDFPLSNCSNSGIDTVGVLTQYEPLVLHSYIGVGSDWDLNRKDGGVFVLPPHERENGSSWYRGTADAIYRNLKFVDQFDPEHVLILSGDHIYKMDYHAMLQYHKSKNADCTISVIDVSLEEASRFGILNTEDDLKIYEFEEKPAKPKSTLASMGVYIFKWDVLRKHLLEDGENAGSSHDFGKDIIPMMLDEGQSLYAYPFEGYWRDVGTVDSLWEANMDLLSDTPPLNLNDTGWRIFTRNPNQPAQYVAPGAKVSSCIINEGCIVHGEVKHSVLFYGVEVGEGSVITDSVIMPKVKIGKNVRIHKAIISENTVIEDNMEIGADRENENEILLIDKRSKKLKSVAAKTI